TTTAAACTTGTAGGAAACCATAAGCAAATCTCCAGTACATGTGATACATAAATGCTTGCTGTGAATTCGATCCTTCATAAATGCTTGCTGATTTTTTCACAGGTAAAAAAACACAACAGTTTtctttggcaacaaaaaaactACCCTGATTTTGACAGAAGACGAATCTTTCACTACTTACTGAAAGAAGGAACAAAAAACCATATTTGTTCTGAATTAAGATGCTTCAGAATCACAACTCCTATATAATGATCTTTATAGGATTTGTTGTCTGCCAATAGAAGTTGTCATATGTGTTTGTCGGTTATCTTTTATCTGGTTTTAGCTTCCTTTGACCTCATTGATCAGTTTCTAAAAGAGAACACAACATTCAAAGAATGGATAAACTTCCAGCGGTCATCTTCATGATCCGAGGATTTAAGCAAAGGAGATCATGGAAAAGTAGTGTCTTGTCATGGTGGGACTGGGAACAAAACAAGTTCCCATCCTGTGGATGGTCATAATATTTCCAAGCCAACTAAAGGTTGTGATTCCACCAGGGGAGCCGATACACCGCCCCCGGCGTCCATCATCAGGGCCACTCTCCATCTTTCTCAAACCCCACAAGTAGAGACTGAGGTAACTTACTCACCAGCCTACCATCTTTTATCATATCAACGACCATGGACTTTGTCTATTTGGTGACATAGTGTATCAATTACACAAGATTTGACCTTGGGGCTTCCGCTTTAGATTCGCCAACAAAATCTCGCCCCACCTGCCTAAACTGGTTCTTGTATACGTTTCTGTGTTTGGTAATTTAGAACTTGCCGGGGAGGTCCCTTTGTTATTGGGACCtgatcaaattagtcctctattattaaatctatcaatttagccCATGTAATATtagaaagaatcaaataagtccaATTTTAATAGAGTTATTATTCtctgtttaaaaataacataaagaattatttttttcaattgcaaTTCAACtccaaacaaaatatttcatttataaaactataaaaacattaaaaacatttacTATGTTGATCAGTAAATGACATTTTTTCAGAACAATAATGgttcactattttaaaatttggtattatttgattctttttaatattatatagaCTAAATTTATCTTGTTTAATAGTAGGACTAATTTGATCAGTTCACTATGATAAAGGAGCTCTCAATTTACTTTCACCTAACTTACACTATCCTCCAAGCAGTGGCGTATTAGGGGGTGGGAGAGCCCGAcccttttaaaatgaaaaattattcatttacgtcttttaaaaattttaaaatttaaatttaataaagttaaaattacttttgaccgcccttaaaaatgataaaaatttaatttaatcttttaaaaattataaaaatatagactattaaaaattataatttaatttcgacccctAAAAAAGATTTTCTAACTTCGCCCCTGTCTCCAACCTACGTATTAGACACAATCACATTTtctattattgaaaaaataatcataaatctcgaaacaaaaaaaatgccttaattataatataatatgccTATAACATAAGTTTACTCTGCCTTCATGCAGACTGTTcatcaaaaactaataaaaggtaatactaaaaaaagaaagggtGTCTTAAACCAAAGCACATGATATTGTAGGAATGTAAAAGGGAAAGTTTGAGTTGGTGTTGTGACTGAAAACAGCCTTAAAAAAAATGTCGGTATATGTCTACCAGAATGAGACATTAGAGCCTTTAACTTAATTGAGTTGCTACACTGGTTTTCAAACCTTATCCCATGAAACCAGGCATTCGTTAATTTTATAAGCCTTTGTCCATCACATAAGTCAATTGCACTACTCCATACCAAACTTGAGATCCCTAGGACTTTCAGCAACTCAGCCGATCATGTAAAACCATTGACCCCTCTCTCCTGTTTCCTCAATTAATCGATTGAGCTGAACTTCCAGTTCCCACctcatttttatattaacattCTATCCAATAGTCGGTAAATCTTAAGAAGAAAATCAATACTAGGACAATAAATaagcaacaaaaaaatatattgagaaATTGGATTAATAGCTTTACAGTAGAAGAATTCAAACTGAAAACAAAGTCTTCACCAACAGAAGAAATTGTTTTTTGACCGGAGAAGATCAATTCTTTCACCTTCAAATGCAGAAAAAGCCCCCCACTCTTTTCTTCATTAACACCCACCACCTATTCTAAACATTCAGTaagtaacaaaaattatcaaCATTTTGTACACTAGTTTCAATGCTTCAAAATGCACATCATTGAGCAAAGCCATTGGTTCCCTAGAGACCTCCAACACTCTTAAGGGATGCTCGATTCCATTCTGATCATCTAATTTTGTGACTTTAAACATCAATGGAACTGCTTCCTGAACTGCTAGGGATCGTCCTTTTCTCCCTGCTTAAAAGCCTTTTTAAAGACCTCAATCTTGTTGGCATTGGTGACTTTGATTCCTCCTCTGGGAAATTCTCGTTCACATTCGTTGGAATGTCAATCACCAGCATGCCTTCTTGCCTGCCACTACCCGATGCCACTGAAGACGAAGCGAAAGCACCAGAAGCTGATGCTGATGCTGATGCCGATGAACCCTCTTCCACGTTGGCACCGCCGCTGCTGACCTGACCTTGATGATCACCCCAAAACAACACATTTGTCGGAAAACTAGGAGAATCTGTCGAATACCCAGAACCCAAACCATCATGTGAAGGAGACTGAAGATGATGAGCATTAACAGCTTCATCTCTCGACATGACAGAACTAGAATTCTCAGCCTCAGCATTAACAACAGAGTTTCTACAAAGAGGACAAGTGGCGTGCGATTTGAACCACATATCAATGCACTCAACATGGAAGCCATGGTTGCATTTAGGGAGCAGCCTTGCTTTCTCTCCTTCTACAACCTCACACAAGCAGACCGCGCATTCGAGCCCGTCTTTGAAGTCTTCTTGGCGGAACATTAAAACGGGAAGGGAAGCAAGGATTGCGGGATCAAGGCCTTTTGTTGCTCGCAGAGGATGAGCAGTATCTTGCCCCGGAGCAAAAACGAAACGACGTCGGCGGCGTGAAGCCGAAGGAGGAGTTGGTTCCTCGATGCGCCACCAAAACCATTTAGCATAAAGGTGAAGGAAGAGCACGAAAACCACCACTACGAAGAGAATTATTATGGCTATGATCATGATTTTCCCTGTTATTGCCACCGCTGCTGATTCATTAAACCCGGGTTTATCCATGACttgaaaaaaaaacgaaaaagcTTTTAACTTTCCAGGAAATGAGAGTATATAAGATGAGAATTTGAGTGAAATtctgcaaaaaagaaaaaaaaaactggttTTTCTGCTTCTACTAAGCAAACGAAAAAGATCCAACTATAAAAGAAACAGTAAAGAATTGAAGAATCGAAGTGAGATTTTTGTTTCCTGGGGAAAATGAGAGATACCCAAACGAgagttttaagtaaaattttgcctaaaaaagaaagatgagagTCCAAAACTGCAGAACTCAACTGAGATTTTGTTTTCTGAGCAAAGGAAAGGAAACCCAGATGGGAAAAGGTATAAACTTTCTTAATCAAACTGGGTTTAAACAAGTAAACAAagtaatcaaatatataatagagaaatgaaagaaagatgAGGGAAACtacaaatcagaaaaaaaaatgggcTCAAATTCTGAAACCAATAGAGGCAATGGAGAGCAACTTGGAGAAGTGGGGTTTTAAAAGAGGGTTAAGGAAAATGTAGATACAAGTTTGAAGAGAATTCAAAGAAGGGATCCCCAAAAGAAAACGTCCACTTTAGGGACTAGTTGATGCTGAAAGAatcaaagaagaagaggaaaaaaaaaagtttgccTTCTAAAGAGAAGTTGGGCAGAGGGCGTTGAGCTGCAACAAGTGAAGAAGATGACGCTTCTTCGGTCCAACTTTATGACTCTTGTTAATGACCTTTAAACATGATTGGCTTCGTATGAGGCACTTGTATTCTACCAtttcctctttttttatttttttccttttcggGTAGAACAATAAAGTATTCCCTAAATTACTGTAATCCTGTCTTTATCAAAGCTTTAATcacattttaaagaaatttcatgCCATTACATGACACCCCAAGtttcaaagtttcaaaaatCCCTGTTCTTGTTGtgacttaaaatatttttcaaacttttggTGTTGAGAAAGGTCATCAAACTACTACTCATTTGTTTTGGGGAATAATCCAAAACAAGAAGAAACTTCACCACGGTTACTGGTTCTTTTGACAATGGATCCTCTTTCCCACCAACAAAATTTCCATTTCTATTTACATCTTACCTTTCTCTCATTCTTTTCAACTTTACTAGTATCATATGTCAATTCCATACATCAAAGTCAATTTCTGGGAAACTGCCTCTCCATCATCTCTTCACCCTCTTATCTCACATTCTTCATTTTCTCAAGTATAGTTAATGCTCAATTAAAAGGGTACCATTTTTTCCTTCACCTTAATActatttagtttatatatagaATCAAATTCCATTTTACGATTCGTCTAAGCAAATCCATTTTACGTGAGTCATGGCGAACATAAAAAGTGGGTAGGACTCAAAGTCAAATTTATGCGCACCAACCATTGATTTTTACAATGGAGAAACCAAAAAGTAATTTGTTTATgtgattttaaacaaataacgTCCACAAGTTTTACAAGAAAAGCCACGGTCAgcgttttcttcttctccttcttcttcttcctgtTTTTTGTCTATGAACAAAGAAATTTTGACTCTGTTTGTGTCATTGACTAGTAAACAATACAGTCTTTTGTCAAATCTAAATATAAtctatttgatttgtaaacccaaatttaattaactaatttatttatccTCCAATTACaatcactttttattttattttattttatttatatatataaagaaaaaaaaacttcataATTGGAGCATTGGTGAACTAACAGTTAACAACCTTAAAGTCTTAAACCCCAACTTGAAGTGCAAGACTTGACTCACGACTATGACTGCGACGACCCTTCTCAGGGGCAGCGCCGACCCTCATCCTATGGCTTCACCAGTTGAATCAGTCAATTTTAGGGCAACAATTAACTCGGTCAACTATCACTCAAAATTATTGCATTTTTGAACCCTATTTTTTCGGAGCAATTAGTTCGCCAACAAAATATCTTATCCCACATGTCAACATAAGTTCGTtcaacagaaaaataaaaaaccataaaaggGCAGTTCTTTTCTGtttaatatacaaattaattttggaTGAAATAGCAAATATTAAAtcggattttaattttaaaac
This sequence is a window from Gossypium raimondii isolate GPD5lz chromosome 5, ASM2569854v1, whole genome shotgun sequence. Protein-coding genes within it:
- the LOC105770651 gene encoding RING-H2 finger protein ATL3: MDKPGFNESAAVAITGKIMIIAIIILFVVVVFVLFLHLYAKWFWWRIEEPTPPSASRRRRRFVFAPGQDTAHPLRATKGLDPAILASLPVLMFRQEDFKDGLECAVCLCEVVEGEKARLLPKCNHGFHVECIDMWFKSHATCPLCRNSVVNAEAENSSSVMSRDEAVNAHHLQSPSHDGLGSGYSTDSPSFPTNVLFWGDHQGQVSSGGANVEEGSSASASASASGAFASSSVASGSGRQEGMLVIDIPTNVNENFPEEESKSPMPTRLRSLKRLLSREKRTIPSSSGSSSIDV